One genomic segment of Arachis duranensis cultivar V14167 chromosome 4, aradu.V14167.gnm2.J7QH, whole genome shotgun sequence includes these proteins:
- the LOC110280189 gene encoding uncharacterized protein LOC110280189 — protein MLPPPPCHASPRGTQSRHRRPAQRCRPILPRRLGVRSQSRVAQRREEEKLTASPSPTELRAVPSWRRGHRAVILASSEREARWSSVSASLVCRETERRWEGERRTREGEAAAVTTATVSGGSLSSLCTSVPYTTVVAAERGRSRAAVLAAGASGRASTAGNAAAATELHCRSPLLLGADCWVAAEPVRRSPLFRFSRSSFGSSY, from the exons ATGTTACCGCCGCCACCATGCCATGCCTCGCCGCGAGGTACCCAATCGCGCCATCGCCGTCCTGCTCAACGCTGTCGTCCCATCTTACCGCGCCGCCTTGGAGTCCGCAGTCAAAGTCGTGTCGCAcagaggagagaagaagagaaactcACCGCGTCGCCGTCACCCACGGAGCTGCGAGCTGTGCCCAGTTGGCGGCGGGGTCACCGCGCCGTCATCCTTGCCAGCTCCGAACGAGAAGCACGATGGAGCTCCGTTTCTGCTTCCCTGGTCTGCCGTGAGACTGAGCGCCGCTGGGAGGGAGAAAGGCGCACGCGGGAGGGTGAAGCCGCCGCTGTCACCACCGCTACCGTGAGTGGGGGGTCGTTGTCATCGCTCTGCACGTCGGTGCCGTACACCACTGTTGTTGCTGCCGAAAGGGGGAGAAGTCGTGCCGCTGTTCTGGCCGCCGGAGCTTCTGGCCGAGCCTCAACCGCCGGGAACGCCGCTGCCGCCACCGAGCTCCACTGCCG ATCGCCGCTGCTGCTTGGGGCTGACTGCTGGGTTGCCGCCGAACCGGTTCGGAGATCACCGCTGTTTCGGTTCAGCCGTTCCTCCTTCGGTTCG AGTTATTGA